A stretch of DNA from Allomeiothermus silvanus DSM 9946:
AAGCCTTTGGTGTTGATCTCGAAGAGCAGCTTGGTGGGGGTTTTGATCTGGTCTTTGGGGGTGTCGTAGCGGTACCAGAACTTGAGTTGATGGGTTACCACCCCGCCCGGCGGGAGATTGGCAAAGGTCAGCTTCTGCACGTCCAGAGCGTCGGCGGTAAGGGTTTGCGCATCGTCGAAGGCGATCTGGATACCCTGGTCACGGACCCCGGTGAAAACCGGCTGTACCATCTCCTTAGCCCCGCTGCGCAGCTCCACCGTCACGCCCCAGCCGGGGGTCTCGAGGGGGGTTCCGGCGTCTTTCACGATGGGCTCGAGCTTGGTTGCTTTGAAGCGCCAGATGCCATTGAAGAGGGTCTCGCCCAAGCAACCTTCCAGCGAGGCCCGCTGGTTGGCCCCGCCCGCGGTCTGGTTGGCAGGGGCTGGGTTGCCTAGGGTGAGCGTGGTCCCCTTGAGGCTATAGTCAATCCCCAGCTCCTTGAGTACCGAGATGGGCAGATAGGTCTTGCCGTTCACCACGATGGCTTTATCGGCGGCCACCTGTCCATTTACCACGATGCTGTAGGTGGTGCCCGCGGCCAGGGCAAGGCTGGCCGCCAATACCAGAGCCAAGGTGCGCAATTTAGGGTCGAACATGATCCTCTCCCTTTGACCCTCAGGGTGCTGCCAGGCCGGTCAGATGGCGGTCAGAAGTTGGCCGGGTTTTGCCGATGGGAAAAGGGGCGGTGGGTGATGGCCAGGATTTGCTCAAGTAGGCGCCGGGATGAGGAAGCTCTGCCAGCTCCCCGGCAAAGTCTCCCCGACCTCGAGCATCCTCACCTTGGCTTCTTGGTATAGCCGACCCAGGCTCTTGTGGTTCCCCGAGCGGCGCAAGGCCTCGAGCGCCAGGCGCAAAGCCTCTAGGTCGTAGGGCTCGGCCTCGAGCAGGATCCGCCCTAACCGAGCGGCTTCCTTGGGGTCGGTTTCCAGCACAGCTTCCGCCCTCGAGCGTAGGGCCAGATGCACCGACTCGCGCACGGCCTCGTAGCAGGGGGTGAGGCCCTCCAGGTAGACCCCTCGCCACAGACCGGTATCCTGGGTGCGTAAAAACTCCTCCAGGTCAGAGGTGATCGCCGCACCCAAAGCGTAACCGGAAGGGGTGGTGACGATGACCGAAGCCCCCAACATCGAGCGCACCGTGTGAATCAGTTCTTTTAGCGAAGAAGCGGCTTTTTCCTCGGCCTCACCGGGGTAGAGGCGATCCAAAAGCTCGATCTTGCCTACCTCGCTCTTCCCGGCCAGGCGGGCCTCGAGCAGGAGGGCCAGCAGCTCCTGGCGCTTATGGCCCCGCAGGGGTTCGCCATTGAAGTAGAGGGAACCCAGGACTTCCAAACGCCGGGTGTCGGGCGGAGGGGGCGGGGTGGGCTGGGTCAGCTCGGGGAAGAGGCGCCGGGCCAAGTGGACTCCGTTGACCAGGTCGCGCTCCGCGAACCACTCCATCCGTTGCCGGGCGCTTTCTGGGTCTTTGAGGAGCCGGTCTAGCTCGAGGCCGATCTTGTGCTCGTCTACCTCCAGGTGGAGTTCCTGGGCCAGCTTTAGGGCCTGCTGCAACGCTCCCACAGCGGCTATCCGGTTGCCCAATGCGCCCAGGGCCAAGCCCTTGGCCCAGTGGGTTTGCAGGGTGTCGTAGGGGGAGTCCCCAGCGGCCTCGACCAGGCCTTCTGCCTCGGCGGTGAGGGCCAGGGCTCGCTCGGGGTATCCGGCTTGGGTTTGGGCGAACGCAGCGTCGAGGAGCACTTCCCGCAGCAACCGGGGGCTTCCCATCTGGCGGGAGTAGCGGAGTGCCTGCTCGGCGTGCTTGAGGGCCAGGAGTTTGGCGATGGGGGTGTCTTGGGAGCGGTAGAGCAGATTGGCCATCGAGTGGGTGGCGCTCAGGGGGCGGCTGGGGCCGTACAGCTCGAGGGTGGCAATGGCCTCGCTCAGGGCTTCCTCGGCCCGCTCGTAGTCGCCTTGTTCGATCAGCGCTTCGGCCAGCGCGGCCTGGGCGAAGGCGTAGGCCTTGGCGTCTGCGCTCTGGCGGCGGATCAGCAGCGCTTTCTCAAGGCACTCGCGCATCTCGCCGTAGCGCCCCAGCATGCGCAAGAAAGCCGCCCGGTTGACCAGGGCAGTGCCCTGCAGGCGCGGCACATCGAGCGGAGCTAGGATTTCCAGAACCTCCCTCAAGGTGGCCTCTGCCAGAGCGTATTCGCCCCGGTGGTAGTGGATCAGGGCTTGGGTGGACAAGAACTCGCAGCGCAGGGTGGGGTGGGCCTGGGCTTCGGGGGCGGCGAGGCCCTGACGGACGAAGGCTTGGGCCCTCTCGATCTGCCCGGTCGCGAGGGCCGAACCCGCTACCGCTCGTAGCAGCTCTGGCGAAGGGTTGGGGTGAAGCTCGGGGTGGGCTTCCCAGGTTTCCAGAGCCCGCGCGTTTTCTCCGCCGATGTGATAAGTGCTGATGGATAGCGCGGGGAGGTCTACCGCTTCGCGCAGCCGAGGAGGGAGTTCACCGAGCAGGGCCTCGAGGTCGGGTACCCGGCCTTGCCGGGCCAGCAGGTGGGCGTAAAACCGCACCGTCTCAGGCGTCGCGGCGGGGGTCGGCAAGGCCAGCTTGACCAGCTGGGCGGCTTCCGGGAGGTCGTGGTGCTGGAGCACCGATGCGGCTTCCAGGGCCAGCTTTCCCCGTGCCTCGCCCTGGGCGTACTCCGCCGCCCGGGCCAGCCAGCGGGCGGCTTGCGCCTCATTCCCGAGCTGCTTGGCCCCCTCAGCGGCCCGGCGGAGCAACTCCAGCGCCGGTTTGCGCCCCAGGCCGGCAGCCCCAACGTAGTCAGCCGCCGCTTGAGGTTCCCCCTCTCGCAACGCCTCGAGCGCCTGTCGGGCCAGCCCTTGGCGGCGCAGCGAGGGCATCCGGCTAAGGACGACTTCGCGAAAAAGCGGGTGGGCGAACTTCCCACCCCGCATCAACCCTCGGCGTTGGAGTTCAAGATGGGCGGCCTCGAGCCCTTCCCGGCTCAGCCCGGCCACCTCCGCCCACAAGCTAGCGGAAACCTCTACCGGCAGGATGGCCCTGGCCTCGAGCACAGCCTCTACCGCGGGGTCCAGGAGGGTTTCCTCCAGCAACCGCTCGATCAGGGCTTCTACGGTCAGGGGTACGTCGCTGGTGGCTGGGGGTCGCCAGCGCCACCTTTTCCCGTCATTCCACAAAAACCCCCGCCGAGCTAGGTGGCGGAAGAACTCCAGGGTAAAAAGCGGGTTACCTGCCGCTTGGGCGTAGATCCAGTCCAGCGCTTCCGGGGGCAGGCTGGCCCCGGCTTCGCCCTCGAGGAGCCGGCGGACACCAGCGGCATCCAAGGGTTCTAGTCGGAATGCGACGAAAGGTGCGGGGGGCATTACCCGGCTGGTAACGAGCAAGGCTACCCCCCGGGTTCGCTTGACCATCGTGGCCAGCTTCCCCACCCAGTCAAGCCGCTCCGGGCTCGCTTCGTGCAGGTCCTCGAGGTGCAGGATAACCGGGGCTAGTTCCCCCAGCAAAGCACCCAAGGCCGAGGCCGATTTTTCATTCTCGACGTGCTCCCCTTGCTCGAGGCGACGCAGGAGGCTCTCGGCCCAGGCTGGAAGCTTAGCGGGGGAGGGAAAGGCTCGGGTTAGCTCAGAGAGAGGTGCTGTGGCGTGGAGGCTGAGGCTGCGGCAGGGGGTTTGTTGCAAGAGTTCCTTCACGGTGTAGCTTTTGCCGATACCCGGCTCGCCCCACAACCCCAGGGCCAACCCCTCGCGTTTGAGCGGAAGGTTCTTGAGCTGGCCGATCAGCGTGGCATAGACAGGACGCATCGCTTCGACGCTCTTGGGTTCCGGCTGCAGCATACATCCCCCAGTTACCAACATAGGGTAGCTGGGGGGGCGTTAAACCGCTGTTACGGGCTCTAGGGTGTGTATTTGATCAGCTCGTGGACTGCGTTCTGGTCCTCCTGCCGCACCAGCCCCACCCCTTTGGCGTACCACTGGGTGATGCGGTAGTTGATGGGCTGGCTGGTGCCCTTGGCACCGAACTCGCCTTTCAGGGTCAGCACTACCTTGAAGGTCTGGAAGGTTCCGGCAGGCACCTTGACCTGCTCCTGCGCCACAATCTGGAAGGTGATCTCGTTTTTGAA
This window harbors:
- a CDS encoding tetratricopeptide repeat protein, translating into MLQPEPKSVEAMRPVYATLIGQLKNLPLKREGLALGLWGEPGIGKSYTVKELLQQTPCRSLSLHATAPLSELTRAFPSPAKLPAWAESLLRRLEQGEHVENEKSASALGALLGELAPVILHLEDLHEASPERLDWVGKLATMVKRTRGVALLVTSRVMPPAPFVAFRLEPLDAAGVRRLLEGEAGASLPPEALDWIYAQAAGNPLFTLEFFRHLARRGFLWNDGKRWRWRPPATSDVPLTVEALIERLLEETLLDPAVEAVLEARAILPVEVSASLWAEVAGLSREGLEAAHLELQRRGLMRGGKFAHPLFREVVLSRMPSLRRQGLARQALEALREGEPQAAADYVGAAGLGRKPALELLRRAAEGAKQLGNEAQAARWLARAAEYAQGEARGKLALEAASVLQHHDLPEAAQLVKLALPTPAATPETVRFYAHLLARQGRVPDLEALLGELPPRLREAVDLPALSISTYHIGGENARALETWEAHPELHPNPSPELLRAVAGSALATGQIERAQAFVRQGLAAPEAQAHPTLRCEFLSTQALIHYHRGEYALAEATLREVLEILAPLDVPRLQGTALVNRAAFLRMLGRYGEMRECLEKALLIRRQSADAKAYAFAQAALAEALIEQGDYERAEEALSEAIATLELYGPSRPLSATHSMANLLYRSQDTPIAKLLALKHAEQALRYSRQMGSPRLLREVLLDAAFAQTQAGYPERALALTAEAEGLVEAAGDSPYDTLQTHWAKGLALGALGNRIAAVGALQQALKLAQELHLEVDEHKIGLELDRLLKDPESARQRMEWFAERDLVNGVHLARRLFPELTQPTPPPPPDTRRLEVLGSLYFNGEPLRGHKRQELLALLLEARLAGKSEVGKIELLDRLYPGEAEEKAASSLKELIHTVRSMLGASVIVTTPSGYALGAAITSDLEEFLRTQDTGLWRGVYLEGLTPCYEAVRESVHLALRSRAEAVLETDPKEAARLGRILLEAEPYDLEALRLALEALRRSGNHKSLGRLYQEAKVRMLEVGETLPGSWQSFLIPAPT